GCTGCCTTGTCTCCGGACTCGATGGCTTCACGGGTCTTGCGAATCGCAGTCTTCAGGCTGGACTTCACGGACACGTTGCGCTTGTGCGCCTTTTCATTGGTCAGCACGCGCTTCTTCTGCGACTTAATGTTTGCCACAATTTCTCCAAACAACGTTTTCTATAAGGACATACAAGACTTTAGGATAACACCTTATGCC
The window above is part of the Bifidobacterium sp. ESL0732 genome. Proteins encoded here:
- the rpsT gene encoding 30S ribosomal protein S20 → MANIKSQKKRVLTNEKAHKRNVSVKSSLKTAIRKTREAIESGDKAAAQAAYQIAGQKLDKAASAGVVHKNQAANRKSNLAVAINKM